Proteins encoded within one genomic window of Halodesulfurarchaeum formicicum:
- a CDS encoding class 1 fructose-bisphosphatase, with amino-acid sequence MATDTDPIEAVFEVVASVAPEIRAGLPGRRTTLDSENVTGDTQLAADVWADELLSDRLSEIEGIGEYASEERETVADVGDGYAVALDPLDGSSNLRSNNPMGTVVGIYDGSLPTSGQDLVAAGFVLYGPITTMVIAREGQPEGYVIEDGTRQSTGPVTLPTDPTVYGFGGRVPEWSDAFGAYVSEVQDELKLRYGGAMIADVSQVLTYGGIFGYPALASRPNGKLRLLFESAPIAYVVEQAGGASTDGEQSLLDIEATALHQRTPTFVGNESYIARLEEAL; translated from the coding sequence ATGGCGACGGACACAGATCCAATCGAGGCCGTCTTCGAGGTCGTGGCGAGTGTCGCCCCCGAGATCCGAGCTGGCCTGCCAGGTCGTCGAACCACCCTCGACTCCGAGAACGTCACCGGCGATACCCAGCTGGCCGCCGACGTCTGGGCCGACGAACTGCTCTCCGACCGGCTGAGCGAGATCGAGGGGATCGGCGAGTACGCCAGTGAGGAACGGGAAACCGTTGCAGACGTTGGTGACGGTTACGCCGTCGCCCTGGATCCCCTCGATGGCTCCTCGAACCTCCGGTCGAACAATCCGATGGGCACGGTCGTCGGGATCTACGACGGTTCGCTTCCCACCTCGGGCCAGGACCTGGTCGCGGCCGGGTTCGTCCTGTACGGGCCGATCACCACCATGGTTATCGCCCGGGAGGGACAGCCAGAGGGATACGTTATCGAGGACGGCACTCGGCAGTCGACGGGGCCGGTAACACTGCCCACTGATCCGACCGTCTACGGGTTTGGCGGCCGGGTCCCGGAGTGGTCCGACGCCTTTGGGGCGTACGTGAGCGAGGTACAGGACGAGCTGAAGCTTCGGTACGGTGGGGCGATGATCGCGGACGTAAGTCAGGTGCTCACCTACGGTGGCATCTTCGGCTATCCGGCACTTGCTTCCCGCCCGAACGGAAAGCTCCGACTACTCTTCGAATCCGCGCCGATCGCTTACGTGGTCGAACAGGCAGGCGGAGCCTCTACTGACGGCGAGCAGTCGCTGCTGGACATCGAGGCGACGGCGCTCCACCAGCGGACGCCCACCTTCGTGGGCAACGAATCGTACATCGCCCGGCTGGAAGAAGCGTTGTAG
- a CDS encoding AsnC family transcriptional regulator, translating into MHDLDETDLEILRLLVADARRPFREIAEAVDLSAPAVSDRVSRLKEQGVIRRFTADIDRRQLREGTPVLVDLEVAPESAASIRDAVQELDAVEHVYVTVDGHVLVHANAPGAVGPWLDQVLEEQGVRDVAVSLLRESQWSPTVGASDFALVCDECGNTVTSEGVTTRVGGEVKQFCCPSCESRYVERYEELQSDA; encoded by the coding sequence ATGCACGATCTAGACGAGACCGACCTGGAAATCCTCCGACTGCTCGTCGCGGATGCCAGACGACCATTTCGCGAAATCGCCGAGGCCGTGGACCTCTCCGCGCCCGCAGTCTCGGACCGTGTCTCCCGGCTGAAAGAACAGGGAGTCATTCGTCGATTTACGGCCGACATCGATCGCCGACAGCTCCGGGAGGGGACGCCGGTTCTGGTAGATCTCGAGGTCGCCCCGGAGTCCGCTGCCAGTATCAGAGACGCCGTCCAGGAACTCGATGCCGTGGAACACGTCTACGTGACCGTCGACGGACACGTGCTCGTTCACGCAAACGCCCCCGGAGCGGTCGGCCCGTGGCTCGATCAAGTCCTCGAGGAGCAAGGGGTGCGTGACGTAGCCGTCTCGTTGTTGCGAGAGAGCCAGTGGTCACCAACCGTCGGGGCAAGCGACTTCGCGCTGGTCTGTGATGAGTGTGGCAACACCGTCACCAGCGAAGGAGTCACGACCCGTGTCGGCGGCGAGGTCAAGCAGTTCTGCTGTCCGTCGTGTGAATCCCGGTACGTGGAGCGTTACGAGGAGTTGCAATCCGATGCCTGA
- a CDS encoding DUF7409 domain-containing protein, which produces MPEELTALTHVGPATAGVLEAADIEPEDISNRRVSHAQLIEVGVNPGVAARIRREHSLPWSFDGGGDDLDRRAEQVRGLQDGEREWVAASANGWDTPVAGEDVNTTTEDDSGWERRPWPTEPDSETEFEAEAEWRERSRPTPLSELPELDESALGALAEAGITSVSRLATCDLERVADSLGLETEDIRSWQRAARAHDGDGFS; this is translated from the coding sequence GTGCCCGAGGAACTGACCGCGCTGACCCACGTCGGGCCAGCGACAGCGGGCGTCCTCGAAGCCGCCGACATCGAGCCTGAAGACATCAGCAACCGACGGGTCTCTCACGCGCAGCTAATCGAGGTTGGTGTCAATCCGGGTGTCGCCGCCCGAATCCGTCGGGAACACTCCTTGCCGTGGTCCTTCGACGGTGGCGGGGACGACCTGGACCGTCGCGCCGAGCAGGTTCGTGGGCTTCAGGACGGCGAGCGCGAGTGGGTCGCCGCGAGCGCGAACGGCTGGGACACTCCCGTGGCCGGTGAGGATGTCAATACGACGACGGAAGACGATTCGGGCTGGGAGCGCCGCCCCTGGCCCACCGAACCGGACTCGGAAACCGAATTCGAGGCCGAAGCCGAGTGGCGCGAGCGAAGCCGGCCGACACCACTCTCTGAACTGCCCGAACTCGACGAGTCGGCGCTTGGGGCGCTGGCGGAGGCTGGGATCACGTCTGTTTCCCGTCTGGCGACCTGTGACTTGGAACGGGTTGCAGACTCACTGGGGCTCGAAACCGAGGACATCCGGTCGTGGCAGCGCGCGGCCCGGGCCCACGATGGAGATGGGTTCAGTTAG
- a CDS encoding heavy-metal-associated domain-containing protein gives MSITLRVEDMSCDGCEDIVETALEEVSGVEEASADHEANTAVVEGDADVEDLLDAVDYAGYSAEFQPEDETDDEGDESEE, from the coding sequence ATGTCCATCACGCTTCGCGTCGAGGATATGAGCTGTGACGGCTGTGAAGACATCGTGGAGACCGCACTCGAAGAGGTCTCCGGGGTCGAGGAAGCAAGTGCCGACCACGAGGCGAATACCGCCGTCGTCGAGGGCGACGCGGACGTCGAGGACCTACTCGACGCCGTCGATTACGCCGGCTATTCCGCCGAGTTCCAGCCGGAAGACGAGACCGACGACGAAGGGGACGAGTCCGAGGAGTAA
- a CDS encoding thiolase domain-containing protein translates to MTRVRVAGGGLTHFGVHPERTSRALFGEAGEAALEDAGVDREDVESVFFGNFMGELAEHQGHMGPLAAEALGIDAPSTRYESACASSGVAVRQAVQNVRNGEADVVLVGGAERMNNLPTAETTDALAIAADDLYEVRAGMTFPGAYALMEDAYFEEHGGTREDLAHIAVKNHQNALGNEYAQFQKEIDVETAMEAPPVAEPIHLYDACPITDGAAAMVLVSDSYAEEHDLDAPIAITGTGQGSDRLALQDRDELTRTPAAEDAGAEAFEDAGIDPDDVDLAEVHDCFTIAEALAIEALGFFEPGEGIAAARRGETTATGDLPVNLSGGLKAKGHPVGATGASQVVEMAKLLAGTHHNSDAVADATVGVTHNAGGTVASTAVHVLEVVE, encoded by the coding sequence ATGACGCGGGTACGAGTCGCTGGGGGTGGATTGACCCACTTCGGCGTCCATCCGGAGCGAACGAGTCGAGCGCTCTTCGGGGAAGCAGGCGAGGCGGCCCTGGAGGACGCCGGAGTCGACCGCGAAGACGTGGAATCGGTGTTCTTCGGGAACTTCATGGGCGAACTCGCCGAGCACCAGGGCCATATGGGCCCGCTCGCCGCCGAAGCCCTGGGCATCGACGCCCCCTCGACCCGATACGAGAGTGCGTGTGCCTCCAGTGGCGTGGCGGTCAGACAGGCCGTGCAAAACGTCCGCAACGGCGAGGCCGATGTCGTGCTCGTCGGCGGGGCCGAGCGGATGAACAACCTGCCCACGGCGGAGACGACCGACGCGCTGGCGATCGCCGCCGACGATCTCTACGAGGTGCGGGCCGGCATGACCTTCCCGGGCGCGTACGCACTCATGGAGGACGCCTACTTCGAGGAACACGGCGGCACACGGGAGGATCTGGCTCACATCGCCGTGAAGAACCACCAGAACGCACTCGGGAACGAGTACGCCCAGTTCCAGAAAGAGATCGACGTCGAGACGGCGATGGAAGCCCCGCCGGTCGCGGAGCCGATCCACCTCTACGACGCCTGTCCGATCACCGACGGCGCCGCCGCGATGGTTCTGGTCAGTGACTCCTACGCGGAGGAGCACGACCTCGACGCCCCGATCGCGATCACGGGAACCGGACAGGGCAGCGACCGACTCGCGTTACAGGACCGGGACGAACTGACACGCACGCCCGCCGCCGAGGATGCGGGTGCGGAGGCCTTCGAGGACGCAGGCATCGATCCCGACGACGTGGACCTCGCGGAAGTCCATGACTGTTTCACCATCGCCGAGGCCCTGGCCATCGAGGCGCTGGGCTTTTTCGAACCCGGTGAGGGAATCGCCGCCGCGCGTCGCGGCGAGACGACGGCCACGGGTGACCTCCCGGTCAACCTCTCGGGCGGTCTGAAGGCGAAGGGCCATCCAGTTGGGGCGACCGGCGCGAGCCAGGTCGTCGAGATGGCGAAGCTCCTGGCGGGCACCCATCACAATTCCGACGCCGTGGCCGACGCCACGGTCGGGGTGACACACAACGCCGGCGGCACCGTCGCCAGCACTGCCGTTCACGTTCTGGAGGTGGTCGAATGA
- a CDS encoding class I fructose-bisphosphate aldolase — protein sequence MRSLEGSPIARDGKLLVLAYDHGLEHGPTDFDPVPETMDPETVFDLATHDAVTGFAVQKGVAEAYYPSYEDSVNLVAKLNGTSNLWMGEYDSAVNWSVEYANELGADAIGFTLYGGSNHEVEMAEEFAQAQEAAREHDLPAIMWSYPRGQGVKNDTKDEVIAYAARQALELGADVAKVKYPGSPEAMEWVTESAGPVKVIMSGGSKTSDREFLESVQNVLDAGGDGLAVGRNVWQRENAEAMLDALEALIFEETGVDAALDRM from the coding sequence ATGCGATCACTCGAAGGTTCCCCGATCGCGAGGGACGGCAAACTGCTGGTCCTCGCCTACGATCACGGACTGGAGCACGGCCCGACTGACTTCGATCCGGTGCCGGAGACGATGGACCCGGAGACGGTCTTCGATCTCGCGACTCACGACGCGGTCACCGGCTTCGCCGTCCAGAAGGGCGTCGCCGAGGCCTACTATCCCTCTTATGAGGACAGCGTGAACCTCGTCGCGAAGCTCAACGGCACGTCGAACCTCTGGATGGGCGAGTACGACAGCGCGGTCAACTGGTCGGTCGAGTACGCAAACGAGCTGGGGGCCGACGCGATCGGCTTCACGCTCTATGGCGGCTCGAATCACGAGGTCGAGATGGCCGAGGAGTTCGCGCAGGCCCAGGAGGCTGCCCGGGAGCACGATCTGCCCGCAATCATGTGGTCCTACCCGCGTGGCCAGGGTGTGAAAAACGACACCAAAGACGAGGTCATCGCCTACGCCGCCCGCCAGGCCCTCGAACTCGGTGCCGACGTGGCCAAGGTCAAATACCCCGGAAGCCCTGAGGCCATGGAGTGGGTCACTGAGTCGGCCGGCCCGGTCAAGGTGATCATGAGCGGCGGGTCGAAAACCTCCGACCGCGAGTTCCTCGAATCCGTCCAGAACGTACTCGACGCTGGTGGCGACGGGCTGGCTGTGGGCCGGAACGTCTGGCAGCGCGAGAACGCCGAGGCGATGCTCGACGCCCTGGAAGCCCTCATCTTCGAGGAGACCGGGGTTGACGCCGCACTCGATCGGATGTAG
- the rbcL gene encoding type III ribulose-bisphosphate carboxylase, with translation MTGIAYADFVDTDYQPAPEELVCDFAIEPASGLSMEDAAGRVASESSNGTWAALAVGDDFTDVGATAFEIGDGTIRVAYPETLFEFGNMPQALSCVAGNIMGMKAVDSIRLQDCSWPADLARSFRGPQFGSAVKEAFLDAEDRPALATVPKPKVGLSTKRHAEIGYEAWTGGIDLLKDDENLTDQSFNSFADRVTESFEMRDRAEEETGDRKDYLVNITADVETMKERADFVADQGGNFVMVDVITTGWGAVQSVREHTEKRGLAIHAHRAMHAAFDRLSHHGVSMRVLAQIARLTGVDHIHTGTANLGKLENEDTAGINEWLQSDLHGMNDVLPVASGGLHPGTVEPLLDALGTDLIVQAGGGIHGHPDGTHAGAKALRQAVDAYMAGKSVTEAGESHDELGRALEEWGAETPI, from the coding sequence ATGACCGGGATTGCCTACGCGGACTTCGTGGATACGGACTACCAGCCAGCGCCCGAGGAACTCGTCTGTGATTTTGCCATCGAACCCGCGTCGGGGTTGTCGATGGAAGACGCAGCCGGGCGTGTCGCCTCGGAAAGTTCCAATGGAACCTGGGCCGCACTGGCGGTCGGCGACGACTTCACCGACGTGGGCGCGACAGCCTTCGAGATCGGTGACGGAACGATTCGTGTCGCCTACCCCGAGACGCTGTTCGAGTTCGGAAACATGCCCCAGGCCCTCTCCTGTGTCGCGGGCAACATTATGGGGATGAAGGCCGTGGACTCGATTCGCCTCCAGGACTGTTCGTGGCCGGCCGACTTGGCCAGGTCCTTCAGGGGCCCCCAGTTCGGTTCGGCCGTCAAAGAAGCGTTCCTCGACGCCGAGGACCGGCCCGCACTGGCGACGGTCCCCAAGCCGAAAGTTGGGCTCTCGACGAAGCGCCACGCCGAGATCGGCTACGAGGCCTGGACCGGCGGCATCGACCTGCTGAAAGACGACGAGAACCTGACCGACCAGTCCTTCAACAGCTTTGCCGACCGGGTCACCGAGAGCTTCGAGATGCGGGATCGGGCAGAGGAGGAGACCGGAGACCGCAAGGATTACCTGGTAAACATCACCGCCGACGTCGAGACGATGAAAGAGCGGGCCGACTTCGTGGCCGACCAGGGCGGGAACTTCGTCATGGTTGATGTCATCACCACCGGCTGGGGCGCGGTCCAGTCGGTCCGGGAGCACACCGAAAAGCGCGGGCTCGCGATCCACGCTCACCGGGCGATGCACGCGGCCTTCGATCGGCTCTCCCACCACGGCGTCTCGATGCGCGTGCTCGCCCAGATCGCTCGCCTCACGGGTGTCGATCACATTCACACCGGGACGGCGAACCTGGGAAAACTCGAAAACGAGGACACGGCGGGCATCAACGAGTGGCTACAATCCGACCTGCACGGGATGAACGACGTCCTCCCGGTCGCGTCCGGCGGCCTCCACCCTGGCACGGTCGAACCACTCCTGGACGCGTTGGGCACGGACCTCATCGTCCAGGCTGGCGGTGGCATCCACGGTCATCCCGACGGGACTCACGCCGGCGCGAAAGCGCTCCGCCAGGCGGTCGACGCCTACATGGCCGGCAAGTCAGTCACGGAGGCGGGCGAGAGCCACGACGAACTCGGCCGCGCACTCGAGGAGTGGGGCGCAGAGACGCCTATCTGA
- a CDS encoding heavy metal translocating P-type ATPase yields MLTERLSVRGMTCANCASTVTSALESLDGVASADVNAATEEARVEYDPEGVSLSAIYEAIEDAGYEGVTDRLRIDVADMHCANCAETIASNLEGMAGVLRAEVNYATDDATVTYNPATVTQADLFDGIEAAGYSPVRESGDDEERGESASDAARNQEITKQLRLVAFGAAFSIPLLLMMAGELFASGSFPESILGVPMGWIAFGLATPVQVVLGREFYRNSYTALFRNRTANMDVLIALGSTTAYGYSVAVLLGAIPGGLYFDSAALILLFITLGNYLEARSKGQAGDAMRELLEMEAETATLIAPDGTEREVDRTEVQVGDILKVRPGERVPTDGEVIGGESAVDESMVTGESVPVERGPGDEVLGGTINENGVLRVRATRVGEDSTVQRIVELVREAQSRQPDVQRLADRISAHFVPAVIINALIWGGLWFLFPQQLAGFVEMLPIWGLIAGGPAIVGGTVGTFEFAIVVFASAVLIACPCALGLATPAATMVGTAIGARNGVLFAGGDVLERVRDVQTVIFDKTGTLTEGSMAVSDVIVPETRADGGLLTEQSIDQDELLRLAASAESGSEHPIAQAIVSAAADRDLDVGEPETFENEPGRGITATVDGRELHLGNRKLLQEAGIELGALGDQLTELEAAGKTGIVVAVDGQVAGIVATADTVKESAKAAVEQLQDRGIDVWMLTGDNERTARSVAEAVGIPPANIRAEVLPAEKASVVREIQDASGDAMMVGDGVNDAPALTEAAVGAAIGSGTDVAIEAGDVTLVRDDPLDVLKAIRLSVATLRKIRQNLFWALGYNTVMIPLASLGLLQPVAAAAAMASSSVSVLTNSLTFRNYTPDHDYELLGRLRR; encoded by the coding sequence ATGCTCACCGAACGGCTCTCGGTGCGTGGCATGACGTGTGCGAACTGTGCCAGCACCGTTACCAGCGCCCTCGAATCACTCGACGGGGTCGCGTCGGCTGACGTAAACGCTGCGACCGAGGAGGCACGGGTCGAATACGACCCCGAAGGTGTCTCTTTGAGCGCGATCTACGAGGCAATCGAGGACGCAGGCTACGAGGGGGTGACCGACCGGCTCCGGATCGATGTCGCGGACATGCACTGTGCGAACTGTGCCGAGACGATCGCCTCCAACCTCGAAGGAATGGCCGGCGTGCTACGCGCGGAGGTCAACTACGCGACAGACGACGCGACAGTGACCTACAACCCGGCGACAGTCACTCAGGCGGACCTCTTCGACGGGATCGAAGCCGCCGGGTACTCCCCGGTTCGTGAGTCAGGAGACGACGAAGAGCGTGGGGAGTCAGCCAGCGACGCCGCTCGCAATCAGGAGATCACGAAACAACTTCGGCTCGTGGCGTTCGGTGCGGCCTTCTCGATCCCACTGCTCTTGATGATGGCTGGCGAACTCTTCGCGTCTGGCTCCTTCCCGGAGTCGATCCTCGGAGTTCCGATGGGCTGGATCGCCTTCGGCCTCGCGACCCCCGTGCAGGTCGTCCTGGGCCGGGAGTTCTATCGCAACTCCTACACCGCCCTCTTCCGCAACCGGACCGCGAACATGGACGTCCTCATCGCCCTGGGCTCCACGACAGCCTATGGCTACAGCGTCGCGGTCCTCCTGGGCGCGATTCCAGGGGGGCTGTACTTCGACTCGGCCGCGTTGATTCTGCTCTTCATCACGCTGGGCAACTACCTCGAAGCCCGCTCGAAGGGCCAGGCAGGAGACGCGATGCGGGAACTCCTGGAGATGGAGGCCGAGACGGCCACGCTCATTGCCCCGGACGGAACCGAGCGTGAGGTCGACCGAACCGAGGTCCAGGTCGGGGACATTTTGAAAGTCCGCCCCGGCGAGCGGGTTCCGACAGACGGGGAGGTGATCGGCGGCGAGAGCGCCGTCGACGAGTCGATGGTGACTGGCGAGTCGGTGCCAGTCGAACGGGGTCCGGGCGATGAGGTACTTGGGGGGACGATCAACGAGAACGGCGTGTTACGGGTGCGTGCGACCCGCGTGGGCGAGGATTCGACGGTCCAGCGCATCGTCGAACTCGTCAGAGAAGCCCAGTCCCGCCAGCCGGACGTCCAGCGACTGGCCGACCGGATCAGCGCTCACTTCGTTCCGGCAGTGATCATCAACGCACTCATCTGGGGCGGGCTCTGGTTCCTCTTTCCCCAGCAGCTTGCGGGGTTCGTGGAGATGCTCCCGATCTGGGGACTCATCGCAGGCGGACCCGCAATCGTCGGCGGAACTGTGGGCACCTTCGAATTCGCGATCGTCGTCTTCGCGAGTGCGGTCCTCATCGCCTGTCCCTGTGCGCTCGGCCTGGCGACACCCGCGGCCACGATGGTCGGGACGGCAATCGGGGCGCGAAACGGCGTCCTCTTCGCGGGCGGGGACGTGCTCGAACGGGTCAGGGACGTCCAGACAGTCATCTTCGACAAGACCGGCACGCTCACGGAGGGATCGATGGCAGTCAGCGACGTGATCGTTCCCGAAACCCGTGCAGACGGGGGGCTCCTGACCGAGCAATCGATCGACCAGGACGAATTACTCAGACTGGCCGCGAGTGCCGAGTCGGGGAGCGAACACCCGATCGCACAGGCCATCGTCAGCGCAGCCGCGGATCGTGACCTGGACGTCGGGGAGCCCGAAACCTTCGAAAACGAACCCGGTCGTGGAATCACGGCGACCGTCGACGGCCGAGAACTCCACCTGGGCAACCGAAAACTGCTCCAGGAGGCGGGGATCGAACTCGGCGCCCTAGGGGATCAACTGACCGAACTCGAAGCGGCCGGCAAGACTGGAATCGTCGTCGCCGTCGACGGACAGGTCGCAGGTATCGTGGCGACGGCCGACACGGTCAAAGAATCGGCCAAAGCGGCCGTGGAACAGCTTCAGGACCGGGGGATCGACGTCTGGATGCTCACCGGGGACAACGAGCGGACCGCTCGGAGTGTCGCCGAGGCAGTCGGCATTCCGCCGGCGAATATCCGTGCGGAGGTCCTCCCGGCCGAGAAGGCTTCAGTCGTCAGAGAAATTCAGGACGCAAGCGGCGACGCGATGATGGTCGGGGACGGCGTCAACGACGCACCCGCCCTCACCGAGGCCGCCGTGGGGGCTGCGATCGGCAGCGGGACGGACGTCGCCATCGAGGCCGGGGACGTCACTCTCGTCCGGGACGACCCCCTTGACGTGCTCAAAGCCATCCGGCTCTCCGTGGCGACCCTTCGAAAGATCAGGCAGAACCTCTTCTGGGCGCTGGGGTACAACACGGTGATGATTCCGCTTGCCTCCCTGGGCTTGCTCCAGCCAGTCGCGGCCGCGGCCGCGATGGCGAGTTCGAGCGTGAGCGTGCTCACGAACAGTCTGACGTTCCGGAACTACACGCCGGATCACGACTACGAGCTCCTGGGTCGGCTCCGGCGCTGA
- a CDS encoding potassium channel family protein: MERTRRRGVYYVLSFLGALVLYTILYKFGMSAFEGEHRTVIQAFQIVVESFTTTGYGEDAPWSSPQIQLLVVLMQFTGIFFIFLTLPLFLVPWIEERLEDTIPRTYQGEDHVVICGFSDRSDVLIDDLEVHGLDYVLLVESEERARSLSREGYDVVLGDPESTATFSNLNVESARAVVLDGPDERNAAMALSVRELNDSVRLVAFVEDPSLTRYLLLAGVDEPLHPRELLGRGLADKVSSVITTQLGETVDISADLEVIELPVFAGSDVHGETLGSAGIREQTGAAVIGAWVDGKFVPNPTPETTLTDRTVLLVAGTESQLEAVMDRTRAGDRLAHEDVVMAGYGEVGEAVCDALQSANVTCRIIDLVDRDAVDVVGNATEAAVLREAGLAEAGAFIVSLNSDTDAIFATLVARELNPELEIIVRANDADNVAKLYSAGADYVLPLPTVSGRMLASSILDEDVISYDTQIDIVRMQAPGFEGSTIEEAAIRERTGCTIIAVERGEETYTDVGPEFEIRDGDSLVVVGTDEDLLRFQELGDVGSLR, encoded by the coding sequence ATGGAACGGACTCGACGGCGGGGGGTGTACTACGTCCTCTCTTTCCTGGGCGCCCTCGTTCTCTACACGATACTCTACAAGTTCGGTATGAGCGCCTTCGAAGGCGAACACCGGACTGTTATCCAGGCCTTCCAGATCGTCGTCGAGAGTTTCACCACCACGGGATACGGTGAAGACGCGCCGTGGAGTTCACCCCAGATACAACTCCTCGTCGTGTTGATGCAGTTCACCGGGATCTTCTTCATCTTTCTGACGCTGCCACTGTTTCTGGTGCCCTGGATCGAGGAGCGGCTCGAAGACACGATTCCCCGGACCTACCAGGGGGAAGACCACGTCGTCATCTGTGGATTCAGTGACCGATCGGACGTGTTGATCGACGACCTGGAGGTCCACGGCCTCGATTACGTGCTCCTGGTCGAATCGGAGGAACGGGCCCGCTCGTTGTCTCGTGAGGGCTACGACGTGGTCCTCGGCGACCCGGAATCAACCGCGACGTTCTCGAATTTGAACGTTGAATCCGCCCGGGCGGTCGTACTTGACGGGCCGGACGAACGAAACGCGGCGATGGCGCTCTCGGTTCGAGAACTGAACGACTCGGTCCGGCTGGTGGCGTTCGTCGAGGATCCCTCGCTGACGCGGTACCTGCTTCTGGCCGGTGTCGACGAGCCACTCCATCCCCGCGAACTTCTGGGTCGAGGCCTCGCGGACAAGGTTTCGAGTGTCATCACGACCCAGCTCGGTGAAACCGTCGATATCAGTGCTGACCTGGAAGTCATCGAACTCCCGGTGTTCGCCGGGAGTGACGTTCACGGTGAGACACTCGGCTCGGCCGGGATCCGGGAACAGACGGGGGCCGCAGTGATCGGTGCCTGGGTCGACGGGAAGTTCGTCCCGAACCCGACCCCGGAGACGACACTGACAGACCGGACCGTGCTGCTGGTCGCTGGAACGGAATCTCAGCTCGAAGCGGTCATGGATCGCACCCGGGCCGGCGACCGTTTGGCACACGAGGACGTCGTGATGGCCGGGTATGGTGAGGTTGGCGAAGCCGTCTGTGACGCACTGCAGTCCGCGAACGTCACCTGTCGAATCATCGATCTCGTGGACCGCGACGCGGTCGACGTCGTCGGGAATGCGACCGAGGCCGCGGTCCTCCGGGAGGCTGGTCTCGCGGAGGCTGGGGCCTTTATCGTCTCGCTGAACTCCGACACCGACGCCATTTTCGCGACCCTTGTCGCCCGCGAGTTGAACCCCGAACTCGAAATCATCGTCCGGGCCAACGACGCTGACAACGTGGCGAAACTGTACTCGGCCGGTGCCGACTACGTGTTACCGTTGCCGACTGTTTCCGGGCGCATGCTCGCCTCGAGCATCCTCGATGAGGATGTCATCTCCTATGACACCCAGATCGACATCGTCAGGATGCAGGCGCCCGGCTTCGAAGGATCGACGATCGAAGAGGCCGCGATTCGAGAACGGACCGGCTGTACGATCATCGCCGTCGAACGCGGTGAGGAAACCTACACCGATGTGGGCCCCGAATTCGAGATTCGTGACGGTGACTCCCTCGTGGTCGTCGGGACGGACGAGGACTTGCTTCGGTTCCAGGAACTGGGGGACGTGGGATCGTTGCGGTGA
- a CDS encoding helix-turn-helix transcriptional regulator: MVVAETQVEDLPPSAKLVLKVLEYNGGLTQKQIVDKSRLSQRTVRDALERLQDRTIVEKNIYIPDARQNLYTLSTPGADAPAEAEV, encoded by the coding sequence ATGGTGGTAGCTGAAACCCAGGTGGAAGACCTGCCCCCGAGTGCCAAGCTCGTCCTGAAGGTCCTCGAATACAACGGCGGTCTGACCCAGAAACAGATCGTGGACAAATCCCGGCTTTCTCAGCGGACGGTCCGAGACGCCCTCGAGCGGCTACAGGATCGAACCATCGTCGAGAAGAACATCTACATCCCGGACGCTCGGCAGAACCTCTACACGCTCTCGACCCCCGGTGCAGACGCGCCGGCCGAGGCCGAGGTCTGA
- a CDS encoding RAD55 family ATPase codes for MSYQLGDTVPAPLADSVGPGTNILVSGPAMSGKRALMLEVLGHGARQGDGSVVVTANDGGAQIYREYREIAPVDEAYVRIIDSIGSTGNGDLEGIVESVSSPGDLTGIGIEFSQISKDAAGNGVDRIRVAFDSLSALLMYVDLERLFRFLHVFTRQIQSKDWIGMFAIDPDSHEPKVINTLNQLFDGVFEIRVPDDGGREIRARGFGNPPTEWVPLD; via the coding sequence ATGAGCTATCAACTCGGTGACACCGTGCCCGCCCCGCTCGCGGACTCCGTCGGCCCGGGGACCAACATCCTCGTCAGTGGCCCCGCGATGTCCGGCAAGCGAGCGTTGATGCTCGAGGTACTGGGCCACGGTGCCAGACAGGGCGATGGATCGGTCGTCGTGACGGCAAACGACGGCGGCGCGCAGATCTACAGGGAGTACCGCGAGATCGCCCCCGTCGATGAGGCCTACGTTCGTATCATCGACAGCATCGGGTCGACCGGGAATGGCGATCTGGAGGGGATCGTCGAATCGGTCAGTTCGCCGGGCGATTTGACCGGTATCGGGATCGAGTTTTCCCAGATCTCGAAGGACGCTGCGGGCAACGGGGTCGACCGAATTCGGGTGGCCTTCGATTCACTTTCGGCCCTGTTGATGTACGTCGACCTGGAGCGGCTCTTCCGGTTCTTGCACGTGTTCACCCGACAGATCCAGTCGAAAGACTGGATCGGCATGTTCGCAATCGACCCGGACTCTCACGAGCCGAAGGTCATCAACACACTAAACCAACTGTTCGACGGGGTGTTCGAGATCCGGGTTCCGGATGACGGCGGTCGGGAAATACGGGCCCGCGGCTTTGGAAACCCGCCAACAGAGTGGGTCCCCCTCGATTGA